Part of the Amycolatopsis sp. 195334CR genome is shown below.
GGGAGGCGGGCAAACGCGCCGACGGCGGTGGTGGCGAACGCGAGATCGCCTTCGTCACCTCGGTCGCGTACACCGGTTTCCTCGCCGGGCCGCCGGTCATCGGCGGTATCGCGCAGCTGACCTCGCTGTCCACGTCGTTCGTCGTGGTCGCGCTGGTCGCGTCGCTGATCGCACCGTCGACCGTGGCCGCGTTGCGCGCCGGGAAGCGCGAACGGGAGCGGAGCTACTGCTGAACGGCCCCGTCCGGGGAGTCGCGCCACTGCTGGAACGGCCGGTCGAGCTTCCAGCGGCCGTCCACCAGCTCGACCACGCGGTGTTCGCAGGTCCCCAGGTTGGACAGGGATTCGAACAGCTCGATGCTCCAGCCGAAGAGCCGACGGCAGAGCAGACGGATGGTCAGCCCGTGCGAAACCACCAGCACTGAACGGGGATGCAGGGGATCGGGCCGCCGCAGTTCCAGTTCGCTGAGGAACGCGGCGACCCGGTCGTCCACGTCCGCGCCGGACTCCCCGAACGGCAGCCGGTAGAAGAAGTGCCCGAACTCGTGCCGCAGCCGCTTCTGCACGGCCTGCCCGTCGGCTTCCTGGAGGTTGCCCCAATCCTGTTCACGCAACCTGGGTTCGTGCATCACCCGTTCGGCGGGCAGGTTCAGCAGCCGCAGGGTTTCGCGGGTCCTCCGGTAGGGGCTCACGTAGACGGCCAGTGGCTCGTCACCAGCCAGTTCGGCGATCACCGGACCGGTCCGCCTCGCCTGCTCCTGACCGGCTTCGGTCAGTGGCAGAGCGTGGTCGGGGATCCGCGTGTAGGCGAGTTCGTCGACGTTGCCCAGTGACTCGGCGTGACGCAGCAGGATGATCCGCACTCCGCCATCTTGCCGGGCCGCGGGCGAGCAGATGGCGGATGGCTGTCCGCGAAGCGTTGCACTTACGCTCGTGTCGTGCCCGAGGAATCCACCGTGACCACGACCAGCAAGTCCCAGGTTTCACGAGGTAATGTCGGCCCGCTGGTCACGGTGGGGGTGCTGCTCGCGGTGCTCGTCGGCACCGGACTGGTCGCGCTCACCGGCGGCGCCGGTTCGGTGATCACCGGACTGGCTGACCCCGGAGTGGTGACGCGGTACGGCATCACCGTGGTCCGGGTGTTGTCCGAAGCCGCGTCCGTGCTCTGCGTCGGCTCACTGCTGCTCGCCGCGTTCCTGGTGCCGCCGCAGAAGTCGGGCGTGCTCGGCCCGGAGGGTTACGCCGCCCTGCGAACCGCGGGGATCGCCGCCTGGTGCTGGTTCTTCGCCGCGGTGGCCTCCATCTACTTCTCCGCCGCCGACGCCGCCGGGCGCCCGGTCACCGAGCTGCTCGACCCGCAGGCACTGCTGCAGATGGTCGACGCGATCGAGCAGCCGAAGGCGTGGGTGTTCACCGCGCTGATCGCGTTGCTGCTCGCCCTCGGCTGCCGACTCGCGCTTTCGTGGGGCTGGACCGCGACGCTGTTCTTCCTGGCCGTCGGCGGGCTGGTGCCGGTCGCGGTCACCGGCCACTCGGCCAGTGGCGGCGCGCACGACGTGGCCACCAACAGCCTGCTGTACCACCTCGTCGCCGCCACGCTGTGGGTCGGCGGCCTGGTCGCGTTGCTGGCGCTGGGCTGGCGGAGGGGTACGCACCTGTCACTGGCCGCGCAGCGCTTCTCGCGGCTGGCGCTGGTGTGCTGGATCGTGATGGCGGTATCCGGCGTGGTCAACGCCCTGATCCGGGTCTCGCCGGCGGAACTGCTGACCACCGACTACGGCCTGCTCGTGCTGGCGAAGGTCGTCGGCCTGCTGGTGCTCGGGGTGTTCGGGCACCAGCAGCGGCAACGCGGGGTGCGCGGTCTCGTCGACGGCGCGGGCGGCAGCCAGCTGCTGCGGCTCGCCTCGGTCGAGATCCTGATCATGTTCGTCACCATCGGCCTGGCCACCGCGCTGGCGCGGACGCCACCACCGCAGGAGGTGACGAGCCAGCCGTCGAACACCGAACTGCTCATCGGCTACGACCTCAGCGGCCCGCCGACCGTGCTCCGGCTGCTCCTGGACTGGCGGTTCGACCTGGTCTTCGGCACGCTCGCGATCACCCTCGCGGTGGTCTACCTGCTGGGGGTGCGCCGGCTGCGGCAGCGCGGCGACGCCTGGCCGGTCGGCCGGACGGTCGCCTGGCTGGCCGGGTGCGCGGTGCTGCTGGTGGCGACGTCGTCCGGGATCGGGCGGTACTCACCGGCGATGTTCAGCGTGCACATGGGCGGCCACATGCTGCTGTCCATGGTGATCCCGGTGCTGCTGGTGCTCGGCGGGCCGGTCACGCTGGCGCTGCGCGCGCTGCCGCCGGCGGGCAAGGACGGTCCGCCGGGGCCGCGCGAATGGCTGCTGGCGTTCGTGCATTCGCCGGTGTCGCGGGCGCTCACCCATCCGGTGGTGGCGCTGGTCCTGTTCGTGGGCTCGTTCTACGTGCTGTATTTCTCCGGGCTGTTCGGGGCCGCGCTCAACTACCACTGGGCCCACTTGCTGATGAACGCCCATTTCATCCTGTCGGGTTACGTCTTCTACTGGCCGGTGATCGGCGTGGACCCGGCGCCGCGGCGGATGCCGCCGCTGGGCAAGCTCGGCATGATGTTCGCTTCGATGCCGTTCCACGCGTTCTTCGGGGTGATCCTGATGAACACGCAGACGGTCCTCGGGGAGTCCTTCTACCAGGCGCTGAAGCTGCCGTGGGCCGGCGATCTGCTCACCGACCAGCGGCTCGGCGGCGGGATCGCGTGGGCGGCGGGCGAGGTGCCGGTGCTGCTGGTGCTGGTGGCGCTGCTGGTCCAGTGGGCGCGGGCGGACGAGCGCGAGGCCAAGCGGTCGGACCGGCGGTCCGATGCCACCGGTGAGGCGGATCTGGTCGCGTACAACGCGATGCTCAAGCAGTTGTCAGAACGCGGTGAAGAGCGCCCGTCCCGCGACTAGTTGTCCACAACGGCTCTGCTTGTCCACAGATCCCGCGCCTCCTGCCCACGCCGCCCGTTCTCCCCGCATCCTGGAAGCACGGACGAACCGCACGAGGGAGGGCGAGGAGCCATGGCTGTCGGAGAAACCCCGGTGACGCTGGTGGGCACGGTGCTGAGCGAGCTGAGCACCCGCAAGGTGGGCGACAGTGGGCACCACGTGGTGAGTTTCTGGGTGCGCAGCAACGAGCGAAGACGGGACCGGGAGACCGACGAATGGGTCGACGGCAGGCAGTTGACCGTGCGGGTCACCTGCTGGCGGCGGCTCGCCGAGACGGTCGGGGAGAGCCTGGTCAAGGGCGACCCGGTGATCGCCTCCGGGAAGCTGTACACGCGGGACTACCAGCAGGACGGGCAGAACAGGTCTCTAGTCGAACTTGAGGCCTACGCGATCGGGCCGAACCTGAGCCGGTGCGATGTCGTGGTCCGCCGCCGGGGCAGGCCGGAGCAGCCGGTGCCGTTGTGGGAAGAAGCGGGAGAAGGGGAGGTGAGCAGGGCACTCTCCCCCGGAGAGGGGATGAGCGCGGCATGACTGAGTTGTCAGCCGAGCACGCCCCGAGGTGACCGGCGTCGAGGCGTCAGTACGACGGCTCTACGATCGCTTGCATGGCCGAGTTCATCTACACCATGAAAAAGGTGCGCAAGACCGTCGGGGACAAGGTCATTCTCGACGACGTCAGCACCGCCTTCTACCCCGGCGCCAAGATCGGCGTGGTGGGTCCGAACGGTGCCGGTAAGTCCACTGTTCTCAAGATCATGGCCGGACTCGACCAGCCGAGCAACGGCGAGGCGTTCCTGCAGCCGGGTGCCTCGGTGGGCATCCTGCAGCAGGAGCCGCCGCTGAACGAGGAGAAGACGGTCCGGGGCAACGTCGAGGAGGGCCTCGGCGACATCAAGGTCAAGCTGGACCGCTTCAACGAGATCGCCGAGCTGATGGCCACCGACTACAGCGAAGCGCTCATGGACGAGATGGGCAAGCTGCAGGAGGAACTCGACCACGCCGACGCGTGGGAGTTGGACTCTCAGCTCGAGCAGGCGATGGACGCGCTGCGCTGCCCGCCGCCGGACGAGAAGGTCACCCACCTCTCCGGTGGTGAGCGCCGCCGGGTGGCGCTGTGCAAGCTGCTGCTGTCGAAGCCGGACCTGCTGCTGCTCGACGAGCCCACCAACCACCTGGACGCGGAGAGCGTGCTGTGGCTGGAGCAGTTCCTGGCCAGCTACCCCGGTGCCGTCCTGGCGGTCACCCACGACCGGTACTTCCTGGACAACGTCGCCGAGTGGATCATGGAGCTCGACCGGGGCCGCGTGGTCGGCTACGAGGGCAACTACTCCACCTACCTCGAGAAGAAGCGCGAACGGCTCGAGGTGCAGGGCAAGAAGGACGCGAAGCTGGCCAAGCGGCTGAAGACCGAACTCGACTGGGTCCGGTCCAACGCCAAGGCGCGGCAGACCAAGTCGCGGTCCCGCCTCGACCGCTACGAGGAGATGGCGGCCGAAGCGGAGAAGACGAGGAAGCTCGACTTCGAGGAGATCCAGATCCCGCCGGGGCCCCGGCTGGGCAATGTGGTCGTCGAGGTCAACAACCTGAGCAAGGGCTTCGACGACCGGGTGCTGATCGACGGGCTGTCGTTCGACCTGCCGCGCAACGGCATCGTCGGCGTGATCGGGCCGAACGGTGTCGGTAAGACGACCCTGTTCAAGACGATCGTCGGCCTGGAGGATGCGGACTCGGGCAGCGTCAAGATCGGCGAGACGGTCAAGCTGTCCTATGTGGACCAGAACCGGGCCGGGATCGACCCGAAGAAGACGGTGTGGGAGGTGGTGTCCGACAAGCTCGACTACATCCACGTCGGGCAGACCGAAATGCCGTCGCGGGCCTACGTCAGCGCGTTCGGCTTCAAGGGTCCTGACCAGCAGAAGCCGGCCGGCGTGCTCTCCGGTGGCGAGCGCAACCGGCTGAACCTGGCGATGACCCTGAAGCAGGGCGGGAACCTGATCCTGCTGGACGAGCCGACCAACGACCTGGACGTGGAGACGCTGGGTTCGCTGGAGAACGCGCTCGAGCAGTTCCCCGGCTGCGCCGTGGTGATTTCGCACGACCGGTGGTTCCTCGACCGCGTCGCGACGCACATCCTGGCTTGGGAAGGCACTGACGAGAATCCGGCGAAGTGGTTCTGGTTCGAGGGCAACTTCGAGGGCTACGAGAAGAACAAGATCGAGCGGCTGGGCGCGGAGGCGGCTCGTCCGCACCGGGTCACCCACCGGAAGCTGACCCGCGACTGAGTGGTTCGTGATAGGCCTGAAGTCCGCACAAGGCGAGCCCGACCGCCACGATCAACCGACCGGAGAGTGCCGTGGTAGCGAGCAACCAGATCCGGCCGGTCGAGCAACTTCTCGACCGGGCCTCGGACCTGCGGTTGCGCGCGCCCGAACTCGCACTGGTGCTCGGCGAGCGGGCGGCTTCGCTCGCCGAGGCCGCCCGGTCGGACCAGGCGTGGCTGCGTGCGGAATCGCTGGTGGTCTACGCGCGCGTCCGGCTGGGTGATCGTGCCCCGGTGACGGCGCGGGCCGTGGCGGCGCTGCGGTCGGCCGAGCACCTCGGGTACTCGCTGCTCTCGGCGCGGCTGCGGACGGACCTCGCGGTGTGCGCGCGCAGCGTCGGGATGCCGTTGACCGGGTTGGCTCTGCTGCGCCCGGTGCTGGCCGAACCCGACCTGACGCCCGGGGAGCGGGCCACGGCGTTGTGCCACCTGGTGGGCTGCATGGCCCAGCTGGGCCGGAAGCAGGAACTGGACCGGGTGCTGCTCGAAGCGGATCGGCTGTGCCTGTCCGACGAGAACTCCGACGGCGACTCGCGGCTGGTGATGCGTTCGCTGGTGAGGGTGGGCATGTCCGCGCACCGTCGCAGGCACGGCGACCTGACCGGGGCGGCCGACGCGGCGCGCACCGGGCTGGGGTTCATCGAGCAGTTGCGGGATCCGCAGGCGGATGGCGGGCTGGCCAGGGCTCGGCTGGTGTTGCAACTGGTGTGCACCCTGCTGGACCGCGGCAACATCGAGATGGCGCTCGAACTGGCGGAGCCAGTGCTCGAATCGCCGCCGCGGGCCGGAGTGATCGGTCCGGCGAGCTGGCTGCGGCTGGCCGTGGCGACGCGCGTGCACTTGAGCACGGGCGCGCCCGAGGCCGCCGGTTTGCTGCTGCGCGAGGCGGTTTACGACGCGGACCGGCACGGGTTGCACTCGCTGACCGCGAAGCTGCTGCTGGAGTTGGCGCACGTCGAGGAGCGGCTGGGCAGGCCGGCCGACGCGCTCGAATGCCTGCGGCGTTCGCGGGCGGCTGAGCAGGTACACCTGCGCGTGCGGCGACAGGCGTGCGCGGTGCTCAGTGGTGAGTTCGGTGGCGGTGAGCAGGCGCCGGTCGACCTGACCGACGTGCTCGCGCGCTCGCCGCGGACGTCCGGTGGGCAGGAAACCACGGTGATCCCGCGGATCACCGACTCGACGCCTCCGCCCGCGCAGTTGGCGCAGGTGCGTGAGGTCGCTCGCCCGAAGCCGCAGCGAGAGGCCGCCGCGAAGCAGCCCGTTCGGGTTGAGGCGCCGCAGTTCGCGCCGGAAGAGCTGACGCAGACCGACCTGCCGCGCTACGAGCCGCAGCGCGTGGACGCGGCGCGGTACGAGCAGCGGCCGGCGGAAGCGAAACCCGCTGCTGAGGCACCCCGGTACGCGCAGCCCGCAGCCGAAACACCTCGCTACGCACAACCGGCCGCCAGTGCGGCGCAGTACGCGCAGCCTGCGGCGGACGCGGCTCGGGCGCAACCGACAGCTGAGCCGGTTCGCTATGTGGCTCAGCCTGCTGCTGAACAGCCCCGGTATGCGCAGCCCGCAGCTCAATACGCGCAGCCCGCGGCGGAGGGTGCTCAGTACGCGTCCTCGGCTCAGTACGAAACTCAGTACGCACCGCGCGCGGGCGACGCGCTGCAGTACCTGCAGCCTGCCGCCGAGACGCCTCGGTATGCGCAACCCACCGAAGCCGCCCAGTACGCAGCGCCTGCGGCCGCGCAGCCTGCTCAGTACGCGCCGCCTGCGGCGGAGGCCGGGCAGTACGCGGCGGCTGAGGCGCCGGTTTATGCGCAGCCTGCCGCCGATGTGCCTCGGTACGCACAACCGGCGGCCGAGGCTGCCCGGTACACGACAACAGCCGCTGAGGCGCCCCGATACGCGCAACCTGCGGCAGAAGCGTCCAGGTACCCGACGCCTGCGGCGGAGACGCCCGGGTATGCGACGCCTGCGGCGGAAACGCCTGGGTACGCGCAGCCTGCGGCGGAGGCGCCTCGGTATGCGCAGCCCGCTGCGTCGGAGGCGCCCCGCTACGAGGCGGTCCAGCAGCCTCCTGCCGAGGCACCCCGGTACGAGCCGTCGGGTGGGGCGGTTCGGTATGAGCCGGTGCCTCAGCCCGCCGCGGATGCTCCGAGGTACCAGCAGGTCGCGCCTGAGCCGGTGCGGTATGCGGAGGCGCCGCCTCAGGCGGAGCCGGTGCGGATGTTGCCGCCGCCGGAACCGTTGCTGGCGCCGGCGCCCGCGGCCGAGCCGGAAGAGCGGCTGCCCGCGATGACCACCATGTCGCAGCCGGAGACGGCGCCGCGCCGGGAGGAACCGCACATCACCACCCGCCACGATTCCGAGCACGGGTCGGTGGCAGCGCGGTCGGTGCTCGACCGGCTCGGGGTGTCTGCGTCCGGTGCGGGCGGTGGGCGTCGACGGGCTGGGGACAAGCCGGTCGACCAGCCGCCCGCCGAGCAGGCCGTCAACCAGCCGCCTGCCGAAACGGCGGCGGAGGCGCCTCGGACCGAGCCGGTCGCCGCGGCTGAGCCGGAGAAGCCCGCGCAAGAAGGGGGCTGGCTGCCGAAGCTGCGGCTGCCACCGTCGCTGGCGCCGGTCGACGAGTACACCTCGGAGTACGGCAAGCCGAACTACGACCTTTCGGGCGGGGACTACACGCCGCCCGCGCCGCCTGCCGACTTCGTGATCCCGGCCGAGGATCCGCCGCCGGATGCCGGATTGGCCGAACTGCTCGCGCTGGCACTCGCCGAGCACCGGGCCGGAACGTCCAGCGCCGCCGCGCTCGTGAAGCGGCTGGGAACGCAGTCCGACGGGGAACCGGCGCAACCGGTGAACGGAAGCTCGCGCCGAGGCGAATACGACCACGGCCGCCGCCAAGCCGGCGGCGAAGCCTGATCGAGGGCGACCGCGCTGGGCGCCGCGGAAGCCGCCAGCGTCAGGCGTCACGAAGGCTGGCAGCGTCGGGTGCCGCGAGGGCTGGCCGCAGCAGGTGGCGGGGGCGGTCTTGCCGGGGGCGCCGGGGCGTCATGCGGAGGTGCGCCGGGCCGTCGAGTCGGGCGCGGCGAGGTGCCGTGCGGGGAGCGCGCCGGGCTGTCGAATTGGGGCGCCGGGGCGCCGAGTTGGGTGCGGGCGGCGCTGAGTTGGGGTGTGGTGGGGCATCGAGCGGGGACGCGGCGGGGCGCCGAGCGTGGGCCCGGCGGGGCGCCGAGCGTGGGTGCGGCGTGGCGCGGGGAGGGGCCGTGGCAGGCGTTGTTGGGGGACGCCGCAGCTAGGTGGGTGGCTAGTTTCCGGTGTGGTGTCGGCCACCGGGGGTGGTTCTTGCTGCTTACTGAATCGAAGGCTGAATCGAAGCCGCCTGCCCTGGGTGGGGAACGGTCGTTTCCCGGCCGATGGCGGTCGTTCCGGGTTCTGGTGAAGGCAGTATTTTCTTGCCACGTAATGCCCATACTGGGGCGAGCGAGAGACACAGCGCGGTGTCGGGAACGGGAGAGTTGCCTGCAATGAGTTCGACGGCGTCTTCGATCAGCTTTGGCGGGGCCTCGAACCCGCCCGGAGCGGGCACCAGCACCACGCTGGACCGCTCCGAGCGCGCGAGCCAGCGGCGCTCGGCCAGCCCCGAGCAGATCCGGGACGAACTCGTCGACGCGGCCGCCGCGCTGGCGCCGGACATCGAGGACCTGATCAGGCTCTACTTCCGCCACACCCCCGCCGAGGAGATCGTCGACGACGCGGCGGCCGACCTGGTCGGCGCGGTGCGGACCCACCTCCAGCTCGCGCAGGAGCGCGTGCCGGGGCGCCCCGTTGTCCGCCTGCTCAACCCGACCACCGCCGAGGACGGGTGGACCCGCGAGGCCACCGTGGTCCAGCTGGTCACCGACGACATGCCGTACCTGGTCGACTCCGTGGCCGCCGAGCTGGCGCGCACCGGCGTCCAGGTGCAGCGCATCGTGCACCCCATCGTGGTGGTGACCCGGGAGCTCACCGGCGAGCTGCGCGAGGTGCACGCGGGCGCCGACGTGGCCGAACCGCCGGAGGGCGCGGCCGCGGAATCCTGGATGTACCTGGAGATCGACTGCATCACCGACCCGCAGCGGGCGCGCGAGCTGGACAACCGGCTGACCTCCGTCCTCGGGGACGTCCGTGAGGTCGTCGAGGACGCCGAGAAGATGGCCGAGGCCGCGCTCTCCCTGGCCGCCGGGCTGGAGAACGAGCCGCCGTCGCTGCCGGCCGCCGAGGTGCGTGAGGGCGCCGAGCTGCTGCGCTGGCTGGCCGACGGGCACTTCACCTTCCTCGGCTACCGCCAGTACGAACTGGTCGAGGCGACCACCGTCGAGGGCGACGAGCCCGCGTTGCGCGCGGTGCTGGCCTCGGGCCTGGGCGTGCTGCGCCAGGACAGCCTCGCCGCCAGAAGCCTGACGGCCGGGCCGGATACGGCGGCGGCCGCGCTGGAGCCCTCGCTGCTGGTGCTCACCCAGGCGAGCGCGCCCTCGACCGTGCACCGCCCGATCTACCCCTACTACGTCGGCGTCAAGACCTTCGACGCCAAGGGCCGCGTCACCGGCGAGCACCGCTTCCTCGGCATGTTCACCACCACCGCCCTGCACGAGAACGTGCTGGACATCCCGGTGGTGGCCAGCCGCGTGCGCGAGGTGATCCACCGCGCCGGGTTCCCGATGGAGTCCTACTCCGGGCAGCGCATGCTCGAGGTGCTGCAGAACTGGCCGCGCGCGGACCTGTTCTCCGCCGACGCCGACTCGCTCTACGCGACCGCGACCGGCGCGATCACCCTCGCCGACCGCCGCCGGCTGCGGGTGTTCCTGCGCCGCGACCCGTACGGCCGCTTCTACTCGTGCCTGGTGTTCCTCCCGCGCGACCGCTACAGCACCCGCTCGCGCGTCGCGATGCAGGAGGTGCTGCTCGACGAGCTCGACGGCACGCACCTCGAATTCAGCACGCGCGTCGGCGAGACCCTGCTCGCCCAGGTGCACTTCACCGTGCACACCGAGCAGGGCGCGCGCACCGAACCGGACACCCTGCGCATCCAGGAACGCCTCAACGACGCCGTGCGCAGCTGGGACGACCTCATGGTCGAGGCGATCCTGGCCGAGCGCCGCGCCCGCGACGGCGAGGCGGGCTTCACCGGCGAGGAGTCGGCGACCGAGCAGGGCCAGCGGTTCGCCTCGGTGTTCCCCGAGGCCTACAAGGAGGACTACACCGCCGAAGAGGCGCTGGCCGACCTCCACCGGCTGGCCTCGCTGTCCGGCCCGGACGACCTGGCCATGTCGTTCTACCTGCCCGCCGACGCCGAACCGGGCGAGCGCCGGTTCAAGCTGTACCTGCTCGGCCAGGGCGTGACCCTGTCGACCGTGCTGCCGCTGCTGCAGCGCATGGGCGTCGAGGTGGTCGACGAACGGCCGTACGAGCTGAACCGCGAGGACGGCTCACGCTCGTGGATCTACGACTTCGGCCTGCGCATGGACCAGCGCGCCCTCGACGAGATCACCCAGGAGCAGGTCGAGGACCTGCGCATCCGGTTCCAGGACGCCTTCGCCGCGGCCTGGAAGGGCGAGTGCGAGGTCGACGGCTTCAACGCGCTCGTCCTGCGCGCCGGGCTGAACTGGCGTCAGGCGGCCGTGCTCCGCGCCTACTCGCGGTACCTGCGCCAGGCGGGCAGCCCGTACTCCC
Proteins encoded:
- a CDS encoding cytochrome c oxidase assembly protein, translating into MTTTSKSQVSRGNVGPLVTVGVLLAVLVGTGLVALTGGAGSVITGLADPGVVTRYGITVVRVLSEAASVLCVGSLLLAAFLVPPQKSGVLGPEGYAALRTAGIAAWCWFFAAVASIYFSAADAAGRPVTELLDPQALLQMVDAIEQPKAWVFTALIALLLALGCRLALSWGWTATLFFLAVGGLVPVAVTGHSASGGAHDVATNSLLYHLVAATLWVGGLVALLALGWRRGTHLSLAAQRFSRLALVCWIVMAVSGVVNALIRVSPAELLTTDYGLLVLAKVVGLLVLGVFGHQQRQRGVRGLVDGAGGSQLLRLASVEILIMFVTIGLATALARTPPPQEVTSQPSNTELLIGYDLSGPPTVLRLLLDWRFDLVFGTLAITLAVVYLLGVRRLRQRGDAWPVGRTVAWLAGCAVLLVATSSGIGRYSPAMFSVHMGGHMLLSMVIPVLLVLGGPVTLALRALPPAGKDGPPGPREWLLAFVHSPVSRALTHPVVALVLFVGSFYVLYFSGLFGAALNYHWAHLLMNAHFILSGYVFYWPVIGVDPAPRRMPPLGKLGMMFASMPFHAFFGVILMNTQTVLGESFYQALKLPWAGDLLTDQRLGGGIAWAAGEVPVLLVLVALLVQWARADEREAKRSDRRSDATGEADLVAYNAMLKQLSERGEERPSRD
- a CDS encoding histidine phosphatase family protein translates to MRIILLRHAESLGNVDELAYTRIPDHALPLTEAGQEQARRTGPVIAELAGDEPLAVYVSPYRRTRETLRLLNLPAERVMHEPRLREQDWGNLQEADGQAVQKRLRHEFGHFFYRLPFGESGADVDDRVAAFLSELELRRPDPLHPRSVLVVSHGLTIRLLCRRLFGWSIELFESLSNLGTCEHRVVELVDGRWKLDRPFQQWRDSPDGAVQQ
- a CDS encoding single-stranded DNA-binding protein, encoding MAVGETPVTLVGTVLSELSTRKVGDSGHHVVSFWVRSNERRRDRETDEWVDGRQLTVRVTCWRRLAETVGESLVKGDPVIASGKLYTRDYQQDGQNRSLVELEAYAIGPNLSRCDVVVRRRGRPEQPVPLWEEAGEGEVSRALSPGEGMSAA
- the ettA gene encoding energy-dependent translational throttle protein EttA — protein: MAEFIYTMKKVRKTVGDKVILDDVSTAFYPGAKIGVVGPNGAGKSTVLKIMAGLDQPSNGEAFLQPGASVGILQQEPPLNEEKTVRGNVEEGLGDIKVKLDRFNEIAELMATDYSEALMDEMGKLQEELDHADAWELDSQLEQAMDALRCPPPDEKVTHLSGGERRRVALCKLLLSKPDLLLLDEPTNHLDAESVLWLEQFLASYPGAVLAVTHDRYFLDNVAEWIMELDRGRVVGYEGNYSTYLEKKRERLEVQGKKDAKLAKRLKTELDWVRSNAKARQTKSRSRLDRYEEMAAEAEKTRKLDFEEIQIPPGPRLGNVVVEVNNLSKGFDDRVLIDGLSFDLPRNGIVGVIGPNGVGKTTLFKTIVGLEDADSGSVKIGETVKLSYVDQNRAGIDPKKTVWEVVSDKLDYIHVGQTEMPSRAYVSAFGFKGPDQQKPAGVLSGGERNRLNLAMTLKQGGNLILLDEPTNDLDVETLGSLENALEQFPGCAVVISHDRWFLDRVATHILAWEGTDENPAKWFWFEGNFEGYEKNKIERLGAEAARPHRVTHRKLTRD